The DNA window AGGTAACAGCACACAGGTCGATGCATGACGCCAAATCGTCAAGCTCGAAGGAGGGGCCGATTTGATTGCCGCCGGTTGAGTATGAATTGCAAAAAACCTCGAATCGTGTGTTGGAAGGGCCTTCTTAGGGGTTGCTTAGTTGATTGCACGACGCTGATGAACAGAGAGGTATGAGGATTGCCCAGAGGGCACAAAGCGTTACTTGTGACCTCATGGCGAAGAGCTGGCGATAAACTGTGTCAAACGTGGAGAACTAATTGCAGTAGATTTATCGATTTGAGTATTAGTTAGGGACGTCTGTCCTCCCTTGGAAATTTTCACACGCTACTGCTCTGTTTATGTTATAAAATGTCCAAGTAAAGGGAGAAAGACTGCTCATGTTATAGTAACCAACCGTATTAACTGACTAGATCCGGTAGCGTAAAGAGGCGTTGTTCCTGGGTCTTTCAGCAAGACACTAGTATCCTCTATTAATTGAATCGGTTGGCTATTGCACGGTAATTGAGGCCTTGCCTATTTTTTTTGTCCCATAGTAGCTTCCTGTTGGCTGTATCCATTACTGTAAGTGAGTCAGGAAACACGCTATTGAATTTCATGAGCTGATGTGGTAGTGAGCTAGCGAGCTGAGTCGCCTACCGGTGGGCTATGTGGGCCATAGGGGAATGCGCTACGGGCGACCATAGGGCTCACTGTTCCAAAAGTCGAattttctattttttatCATTAGATTGACCCCAAAGGTGCTATTTTTTATCCTTTTAAATGCATTACCTTCCTAATTAGGCCTAGCTCCTCGGCTAATATctagataaatataatttatttaataaatagagatagtaatattttaatatttaattttatagtaattataatacttaattttatagtaattataatgcttaattttatagtaattatagtgcttaattttatagtaattataatacctaaaatttatagtaattacaGTGCCTagaatttatagtaattataatacttaaaatttataatagttataatacttaaaatttACAGTAATTATAGCGCTTAATTTTACAGTagttataatacttaattttataatagttatagtatttaattttatagtaattatagaACTTaaaatttatagtaattataatacctaGAATTTACAGTAGTTATAGCGTTTaaaatttatagtaattatagtGCTTAAAATTTACAGTAGTTATAGCGCTTGAATTTATAGTAGTTATAGCGCCTGAATTTACAGTAGTTATAGCGCTAAAGCccctataatatatatacttatagcagGGTTATTCTTAAAAAGGGGttttataaaggtataattatattgatttttaaagctatataacttttaaaaTAGTAAGACCTATAGTtacctatatatactattttaatttaattattatttaataatttttaaagtataagtcttaaagtatatatttaaaattaatttataaaaaaatataatttttaaacttaaatattaatataaatcttatttaaagatatatattataatttataaaattaaaattataataattattataaaaacttttattctttttaaaaattaattattaaatatttctttattaatattaatattaatattaataagattattatataaaataataaactttaaagtctttattaattttaattatatattaaattaagaaattatttataaaagcttagcctttataattaattttatttttaaaaaaaaatatttaataaaaatatttaatagctttatttacttttaatataatattcttattaatatttaaaattaaaatattattaatataaataataattaaattattatttttattatttttaattataatacttttaattatataattaattattaaattaataaattaaaatttaaatttttattatataaagaaaaaaaaagctttaaaggctttttataaaatttaaaaataatataattttaatatattataaagtaaaatattttaaataaaattactttttaatctttaaaataatttttaataaaaaaaataaattattaataatttataagatatttaataaaaataatattattaaaaagtttattaaattagaatttattatattaaaaattttataaaattaaaaaaaaaaaaattttaaagagaaaaagaaaaagcttataattaatactatagcttttaatataataaaatttaatataatactgtcttaatttaaaattaaagaagtTACTACTTATAGATTAGTGTATATCTACTTCTATAGGAAACCACTAGAGGACAATCAGCTTCTTTACCAATATCACGACAATAAACAACGACAACGTTGAGTCTTCTAAACAGAAACGTAGACCCAATTCTAGTGAACATAGAATCTAATACAGCGGTAGGGTTATACTGTGGAAAGATGACATCTACTCAAAACGAATGGACAAGACTACGATCTCAGGTCGTATGGTTACTTTAGTTTACAATCTTTATCTAGGGTAGAATACATTCCACTTATAGAAACGTTGCTCTAGCATGATATTACACTCTTTTTTACATGCAATTATCAATAAAATACTGCTCCTTCCTCTTGTAGAGAAATCGTGCTTCCGTAGGATTCTTGCTTAAATAGGTAAAGCGGGCATTTACAGCTTAGACAACGCTTTACAAGAGGTAAGCTTGATAAATATGTACAGGACAATGGGTCTGAATCGGCACGCCGGCCCGCAGATCGACCGCGGTGGGCCATTTTAGGATAGTTGTTAATCCTTCTATGTCATGACTCTGGAAGAGACTATCTCGAGACTCTCTAATGCTTTGCAGTTCGGGATCATCCTGCCTCAGTTGATATTGTGCCTCAAAGACGCATAATCCTTCCTTCTCAACAAGCTGCAAGATGGTCTAACTTCTACTCACCGCCCGGCTTGTTATGCATCACCTCCGTGACGGAAGCATCAATAGCCCAGATACCTAGAGCATTAACCCGCAAAGAATCGATTCTTTGAAGTATAAATATCACCTATCATTCCTGACAATGAGTAGTTCTCTATCACTCTACAACCCAAACAATCTACCACAAGAACTCCCAGCAACTACCCAGGAATACTGATCACCATGAAGACCGCTATCTTTATCACTGCCCTATTCAGCGCTGCCATCGCTGCTCCCGCTCCCCATCCTGTCTCTGGGACAGACGACATGGCCGCTCGAGACATCGATACTCGCGCTAGTTGCCCTGGTGGTCAAAACTGTGTCGGCGGCTACTGCACCGTCTACACATGCGTGCCCGCCGGTACCAGCACTCAATGCTTTACCTACAAGTACGGCAGGTGCTAGAAGACACTGGGAACTGCGGTAAGAAGAATTGCATGGCTTATGTGATATGTACCATAACTAACACATATAGCCTATACTTCTCGGTTGACTGGAAGGGACGACGATCTCGCAATTGAACCAATCGGCTCCAATCGGCCCCAAACGCTCAGATAGACGATAATGATCTGATTCATGGGACCGTTGCAATTAGATGTTGATGAACCAGTCTTTATTCTGATTGGTGATTCGTGTCATAATCACCCCTATCCACATTTACACGAGTCCCATGCAGTGCCAAGTTATACTAGAAATAAAGATTGTTTTTAAAAACTCAATAGTCTCGTATTAGAATCAATAGTGCTGTTACCGGCTGAAAGGGGATATAGCGCCAACACATCAAATAAAGGGGAAATAAGGCTAGaaatgcagatgcagaagcAACAACGCCACCAATTTCCCAATATGGTTACTCACTACAGGGGAATAAAGAACGTCAACTAATCCCAGTTCGAGACTTGATCAAATCGGCTTTAGCTCAAGTAGACAATCAAAAATTGCGGGACCACTACTACGAAACTATTGATCCTGCAAAAGAAACTAAATGCGTTTCAGCTCATGAAAAATCGATAGTTTATGACCGCGTAAATTATGCCCCTGTTTAAGCTATGGGTTAGTTACCTCTCCAGTTTCCTCATTATAGATGACGGGATTCCCACCTCTGAGGAATTGCAACGCTCCATTGTTCATTTCATCAAGTCGTGAAACAGTCACTCGTTTAAAATGGTTTCGCTCAAAGCAGTTGCAGTCGGTTATGTGGCGGCGTTCAACCTCTTGGGAGTTGACGCAGGTCTATGCCGACCATCAACTAGGACTTCTTTAACCTCATCTGGGACTGAAACCCAGACGTTGATCCCCGTCGTTTCGACATCCACCTTGGACACTAGCATCATTCCATCTGAGACAACAACTTCAAAAGATCGCACATCGTCAGTTTTCGGAACACCTAGCAATTCTGAGACCACTGGAAACCCAACTTTCTCTACTAGCGGAACTCTCAGCTATGTTACGTCGTCAGGCATCCCAACAACATCAGATGATGAAATCGCTACATCATCAGCAACAGAAACCTCTGGCAATCCCACCGCATCTGAAGATTCCACCACTTCTGGTAATCCTACTACATCTGATGAGACGACGTCTACCGATGTCACGACTTCTGGAACTTTCACGTCATCATTGGACACCAGTACATCAAACGATCCTACAGTATCCTCTGATACTATGACATTCATTGAAACCAGTACGGATATGGAATCCTCAACAATTGCCGATACTACAGCCACTACGGATGCTACAACGGATGCTACAACGGTCGTCGATACTACTGCGACTACGGATACTACCGCGGCCACGGATGCTACAACAACCGCTGAGACAACGACAACTGCCGATGCCACAACTTCAACCGACCCTACAACTACAACTTCAGTCTGCATTGAGCCTACTAATATGCTCAGACAGCCCGGTTTTGAGCCTTCAGACAATGAGGGTGCTTGGGGATTCTATTggggcggcggcggcgtcGAAGTCGACTCTGCGGCGGCTCGCACAGGTGACGGTCTAGCGTATGTTGAAACTTTTAACCTCCTAGTGACTTGAGCTAATTTATAACAGTGTTCTCCCGGTTCCTGGTGGGCAAGAACGACGCATGGAGCAGCGAGTACATATAGTGCCAGGCACTGAGTATTCTATCCGCTTCTACTATGCTCTCTCATCCACACCACCTGCCAATACACAGTGCACCTTGTTTACTACATTCGATTATTATACGACTTTGACCCAGATACCACTTCCGTCTGATACGGAATATCATCTGTACTCGGCGAGCTTCATTTCAGCAGACAACCTGGACCCGGCTGTCGAAATCGGTGTCTCTTGTACCCAACAAAACAACGGCTACACAGCTACGGTTTTTATTGATGATGCATCGGTTCTGGATGTCACCAATGCGTGTGATGATGCTACTCCTGTCGACCCCGACGCCCCCGCCAAGTCCACGCTTCTCATCCCTGCCCGGCCAGAGCAACCTCGTTGCCCTGTAAATGCCGCTCAAGTCCCAGGTTTTGAGCCCGTGAATGGTGAACAGGGATGGGTGTTCTTCAACAGAGGAGAATTTGTCAATGATGTATCCAACGCGCGAACCGGCGAGTGGGAGGCGTAAGTCAGATTGCCCACTTCACTAAAGAAGAAATCTAACCACCACCAGATTACTCCCTAGCGGAACTATGATTAATGGAGTGAACGATGGCACCTACCTTGAACAACTTTTCAACCCAGCAGATCTTACACAAGGTGAAACTTACGATTTTCATTTCTTCTGGAAGCCAAGCACCCTGCCGGACAACGGCAAGTGTTATATCTTCGGTGGTTACAATGACGCCGTCAGGTATTCAAATGCCGAAGTCAAAGCTGGAGCAACTTCTTCGACAGGTTACACTATCTACTCAGTTCGCTTCGTCATGCCAGCAACCGATGACTTCTTTCTCCAAATTGCTTTCTATTGCGATTACAACGATGGCAATGAGCAGCTGGGATCTGTTTACGTCGATGATACTGCCCTGATTCAAGTTGGCGGTTGTGAGGCATTCCCTGTGACGGGTGCACTTATCGAGAACCCCAGCTTCGAGATCCGAACGACTGAAGACAGTACCTATGCTTGGTTTGGCAACAACGGCATGGTAATCCGCGCTTCAGGTGCAGCTGATGAACCCTCTGCAAACTCAGGCGACAATTATTTGTGAGTTCTTTCCACGATTGGTGATTTGCAAGTAATCTAACACAATATAGATATGTTCAGCTTGAATCCACCAAGAGATCAGCTACACTCACCAAACCACTGGCCGCTTCTCTAATTACAGGCCAGGCTTACAGCCTCCAGTTCAGTTGGACGGCTGGGTCGGCATATGAACCCTCCGATTGCTCCTTCACGATCGCCTTTGGTTCCACTACTGAAACCATTCCACTTTACCGCGAGATTACTTCGTACAGCTACGAAGCGTTCGAATACGGGTTCGTACCAGCTGAAGAGGCTACGTCCATGTCTGTTACTGTCTCTTGCTCGACCGCTTCTCCTGACTTTCTTTTTGATGACTTTTCTCTTCAGTAAAGGGAGGAAGAATCAAGGCCATAGCCACGATAACATTATCATTTTCTTCTCCATGTACCCTATTCTATACAATTATTAGTACAATAACTACATAAATTCCAAATCTGATCAGTGGTCTGTTTCAAACGCCTGTTCCATACTTCAACCTGTCCTCCCAACCCCCCCCCCTTCAAACTGGACTCGTCTAGCTTGGGATGCATAACATACTACTGAATGTCGAGCATAAGTATCCATATGATGCTTTACGAGTTTGAGTGCGCCTCAGGGTgccagaagaattggccgctaaaagcataagggacgacaTTATTAGCTCAGCTTATGCtttttagactatagctctgaGGCTGTTTATTTCTATACCCTAAACCCaggaggccaacttttctccTACCCAGTGGGTGCAGTATTTAGAAGATACGGTGATAATTGACAACATAAAATTGTAGTTAGTATTAACGTAAGACGTATCAATATCTAATACAGGGTAGTACAAGCTTGAAGGTTGAGAATCATACAAAGAGTGTTTGCAATCCTTTAGGTCGGTGGGAAAATTGACCACTTTGATAAAGCCCGCTTGCTTTGAGAAGGAGGCAGGTTGCACATTCGGTAGGTTCGTTACTTAACATCCAggttaaataataatattcaACCTCTAGATAATAATGTTCTACTTTTTCCGCTTTGGTTTTCTTCAAACCTCCAATTTCACTTCTGTCAAAGTTCCCAACAACCTCTTCCACATCACTGAactctcctcatcctctgtCCCTTGCGTCAACGTCGCCCGATGTCCAACCACAATGACTGCCGATCTTGCACGAGTCAAAGCAACATTCATACGGCGCATATCCTTTAGAAATCCAATACTACGATGCTCGTTGCAACGAACGGTCACGAAGACAATTATATCCGCCTCGCGTCCCTGAAAACCATCGATGCTTGAAACCTCGATGTCCTTGGTTAACCCTGATAACATACGCTTCAAGGTTTCTGCTTGTCGGGTATAAGGCGTGAGCACCACGATAGTTTGAGTGTCGTTTTCGGATGCTAAGAGTCGGCAGATATGCAGGCAAAGCTCTGCTTGTCCTTTGTTCTCCTTTGACTTTCCCGGCATTTCGTTTGTGTCGCAGTTGACAAAGATAGCTCTCTCATAATCTGGCGTAGCTGAATGGCCCTTCTGCGCAGGCGGAAACGGAAAGTTCGAGTTGATCAGTGGTCTATCAGACATGCCTATTCCAGACTTCAACTTCCCCTCGTAAAACGCCCCCGAACTGAACTCGCATAGCTTGGGATGCATGCGATATTGAGTGTCCAGCATTAGCGTGCTCCAGCTACTCTCAGTCGAATCTCGAGCTTCGGTATACAGTCTCTCAAAGAGAGACACATCAAAGTCAAGTGCAAGTGAGGTTTGCTGTACCGTTGGTCGGAGCTGCACATGATCGCCAACCAAAATAGCCTTTGAGCAACCCTTAACAAGTGGCACCAGCGAGCTTGGCTCTGTTTGCTGAGATGCTTCATCGACGATGACTATGTCATAGAACTGTGATCGAAGTAGACCGATTCCAGCTCCAATGCATGTCGTGAATACTAGATCGCTCTGCTTGATCATCTGGGTGGCTTTTTTCATGGCTTTGTAATCACTGTGGATCTCTTGGCCTGCCATAGCATCGCAAGTATACTTGCGTAGATCGTCCGCAACTTTGCGGACCTCTGTAGACACTCTCAGTACATTGGGCTGAGTCTTCCGAGTCAAGGGCTGCTCCTGGATCCGCTTGATGTAACGTCGCATCACATTATCCACTGCATTATGTGTCGGCGCTGTGACAAGAACCCGTGCCTTTTCGTTGGCTATCTGAAGAGCACAGATCATCTCAACAATTGTCTCAGTCTTTCCAGTACCCGGAGGACCCCAGAGACAGAGGAGAGAACTGTCGACGGCTAACTGTATGGCTTTGTTTTGGCTCTCGTTCAGTTTGTCAACTTTGCTGTATATTTCTTCAGGCTGTGGCAATGAGATAGTTGAGTGGAGCCCAAAGATTATATCCGAGACTCCGCAGCACTCTTCCCTGTAGATACAGAGATCCTTCACCGCGTCGATCATGGACTTACAGGTCACGAATGGTCCACAATCTTCCAGGACCCATGAACATTCTGCAAAGTAGgctggaagaggatgaagacaCTTGAAGCGCGCACGCCCAGTCTCTGCAAAGACAACCAGAGCATCAATCGAATAGTTGCTGCCGACCAGCACGTTTGACGGAAGTGACGCAGTCGTCAAGCGCACGTGTGACCCTTGCTTCGGGGTTCCAGTGAGGTCAATCCTGAAGTCAATATCCACAAGACTACCgtttttgtcttttggcGATAGCTTCAATTCCAACAGTCCAGGCAGACGTTTCGCTTCAGCATTGGCTTCCTCAACATGCTCCACAGCAATCCCCATCAGATTACGTAGCAGATATTTGACCACTTCTAAGTCTGCCGTCATGAAACGAAGCGCGTTTGGCTGCAAGATATCCAGAAACAAGTCCAAAGCGAGATCGGTTGATCGTAATGTCAAAGCTGCAAGCTCGAGTAGTTCTGCCATGTCACTCAAGGATAGGCTTCCGGGTGAGATGTTGGAGACGATGGCTTTCAGCGGCTCCAAGATCAGGTTACCCATGGCGTTGGATGACAGAACGAATGCTCGAAGGATTGGTAGTAGTGAGGCTTCCACTAACTCGACTAGTTCCTGATCTTTGTCTGTGCGAGCGTCGGAAAGAAATGATGTGAAAGATATCGCCAGGCCGGGATCGGTGAGGAGCATTTCAATCGTTACGTTCAATACTTGTTTTGAGTCGACGGTACAATCTTTGATATTTCCGAGGATGTGCTCGAAACACTGTAAGAGAAATCCCGTGTCGTTAGCTTTTCGGACCGCCGTGAAAACTTGGTGGTATTGATCCGCAGATTCCAAGCTTAATAACAAAGCGAAATCGTTGCATTTTACAATGTTGATAAGCCACGACGGATCAGATGTTGATAAGACGTTGCTACGATCCGGGACAGAGTAAACTTTCGGTTCTTCAGAGAAAAGAGGTAGAATCTCGGTAGTGTCGATCTGTTCAAGCCAGAGATCCAAATTTCGCATGGACGAGACATCTCGATTGCTGATGACATAGATTTCCTGCCTTGGGTTAGCTGCATTCAATCTGATGAGAAACTTGAACTTACCGCGGCTGTAACCGGGGATCGATTCACACGACCGATATGTGTTTGAAGTTGTCGACTGAACCTGTTCAGATCAATACTTGCGATAACCTCTGCTTGATCCCCTCGATCCACCACTTGTTGTCGCTTTCTCCTT is part of the Fusarium poae strain DAOMC 252244 chromosome 4, whole genome shotgun sequence genome and encodes:
- a CDS encoding hypothetical protein (SECRETED:SignalP(1-25)); translated protein: MKTAIFITALFSAAIAAPAPHPVSGTDDMAARDIDTRASCPGGQNCVGGYCTVYTCVPAGTSTQCFTYNLYFSVDWKGRRSRN